Proteins encoded in a region of the bacterium BMS3Abin14 genome:
- the dmdA gene encoding 2,3-dimethylmalate dehydratase large subunit → MPMTITEKILAAHAGRGEVHPGEIIMADVDLALGNDITAPIAIKILRDRGIHQVFDRDKIALVPDHFSPNKDIESAEQCREMRQFAGDYGITHYFELGEMGIEHALLPEQGLVLPGELVVGADSHTCTYGALGAFSTGVGSTDLAGVMIGGKVWLKVPFTIKFVINGAMKPWVGGKDLILYTIGKIGVDGALYRSMEFTGTTIENLGMSDRLTMCNMAIEAGAKNGIIPPDDITEEYVNPRAHREYTFYTSDAGAEYEATIKIDASDIDLQVAFPHLPENVKTVGEAVDIPIDQIVIGSCTNGRIEDLRVAADIIKGRKVARGVRVIIIPATPTIYRQAMDEGLFGIFLDAGAVVSTPTCGPCLGGHMGVLAEGERAVATTNRNFVGRMGHPKSEVYLAGPAVAAASAVTGTISSPEDL, encoded by the coding sequence ATGCCGATGACAATCACAGAAAAGATCCTGGCCGCCCATGCCGGCAGGGGAGAGGTGCATCCGGGCGAAATCATAATGGCCGATGTGGATCTGGCCCTGGGCAATGACATTACGGCTCCCATAGCAATCAAGATCCTCCGGGACCGTGGAATCCATCAGGTTTTCGACAGGGACAAGATCGCCCTGGTTCCTGATCACTTCTCGCCCAACAAGGACATTGAATCCGCGGAACAGTGCAGGGAGATGAGGCAGTTCGCCGGGGATTACGGGATCACCCACTACTTCGAACTGGGAGAAATGGGGATCGAACACGCCCTTCTGCCCGAGCAGGGTCTTGTGCTGCCGGGGGAACTGGTTGTCGGGGCGGACAGCCATACCTGTACCTACGGCGCCCTTGGGGCCTTCTCCACCGGCGTTGGGAGCACCGATCTGGCGGGTGTGATGATCGGCGGCAAGGTGTGGTTAAAGGTGCCCTTCACCATAAAGTTCGTCATCAACGGCGCCATGAAGCCGTGGGTAGGGGGGAAGGATCTCATCCTCTACACCATAGGCAAGATCGGGGTGGATGGCGCCCTTTACCGGTCCATGGAGTTTACGGGGACCACCATTGAGAATCTTGGAATGTCCGACCGGCTCACCATGTGCAACATGGCAATAGAGGCCGGCGCCAAAAACGGGATCATCCCCCCGGATGACATCACGGAGGAGTACGTCAACCCAAGGGCTCACAGGGAGTACACGTTTTACACCTCTGACGCCGGGGCGGAGTATGAAGCGACCATCAAGATTGATGCTTCCGATATTGATCTTCAGGTTGCTTTCCCCCATCTGCCTGAAAATGTCAAAACGGTGGGCGAGGCTGTCGACATCCCGATTGACCAGATCGTCATAGGATCCTGCACCAACGGGCGCATCGAGGACCTGCGGGTTGCGGCGGACATTATCAAGGGAAGAAAAGTGGCCAGGGGGGTGAGGGTGATCATCATACCCGCCACGCCTACCATCTATCGACAGGCAATGGATGAGGGCCTTTTCGGCATCTTTCTTGATGCCGGGGCAGTTGTCAGCACCCCCACTTGCGGGCCGTGCCTTGGAGGGCATATGGGGGTTCTTGCCGAAGGGGAGCGTGCCGTGGCGACCACCAACAGGAACTTCGTGGGCCGAATGGGGCATCCGAAAAGCGAGGTCTATCTGGCCGGCCCGGCCGTGGCGGCCGCAAGCGCGGTGACCGGGACCATAAGTTCCCCCGAGGATCTTTAG
- the leuA_2 gene encoding 2-isopropylmalate synthase produces MSKKIFIFDTTLRDGEQSPGASMNMGEKVQVARQLERLNVDVIEAGFPIASEGDFEAVKAVAATVKRPQVAGLCRAGKKDIDRAWDALKEAKKPRIHIFIATSDIHIKYKLQRTHDQVRQAAVDAVLHAAAYTDNVQFSAEDAARSDVGYLCEVVQAVIEAGARTVNIPDTVGYAIPDEFGALIATLLDRVPNFNQAVLAVHCHNDLGLAVANSLAAVANGARQVECTINGIGERAGNASLEETVMALKTRHDHLGFTTGIKTQEIYRSSRLVSSITGILVQQNKAIVGANAFAHEAGIHQDGVLKEKTTYEIMTPESIGLKENTLVLGKHSGRHAFKERIKTLGIDLDDEGMEKAFVAFKRLADKKKTVYDEDIEALVADEVHRIPDRFKLLSVTFTSGTNVVPSATVELEVDGKLKAKAEFGDGAVDAAFKAIKKIARSRAKLVRYTVSAITGGADALGGVTVRIKENGNTVVGQGAASDVIVASARAFVNALNNLEYRKTRPVVDRPTL; encoded by the coding sequence ATGTCTAAAAAGATTTTTATTTTCGATACCACACTGCGGGACGGTGAGCAGTCGCCCGGAGCATCAATGAACATGGGGGAAAAAGTCCAGGTTGCCAGACAGCTCGAGCGGTTGAACGTAGACGTGATTGAGGCCGGGTTCCCTATTGCCTCGGAAGGTGATTTTGAGGCAGTCAAGGCCGTAGCCGCCACGGTTAAAAGGCCGCAGGTCGCGGGGCTTTGCCGGGCCGGCAAGAAAGACATCGATCGGGCATGGGACGCTCTTAAAGAGGCTAAAAAGCCAAGGATACATATCTTCATTGCCACCTCCGACATACACATCAAGTATAAGCTGCAGAGGACCCATGACCAGGTCAGGCAGGCTGCCGTGGACGCCGTTCTGCACGCCGCAGCCTATACGGATAACGTCCAGTTTTCCGCGGAGGACGCCGCCCGGAGCGACGTCGGCTATCTTTGCGAGGTGGTTCAGGCTGTCATCGAGGCGGGGGCGAGGACGGTGAATATTCCCGACACGGTTGGTTATGCCATCCCCGACGAGTTCGGGGCGCTCATTGCCACCCTTCTGGATAGAGTACCCAACTTCAACCAGGCTGTTCTCGCTGTCCACTGCCACAACGACCTGGGGCTGGCCGTGGCCAATTCCCTCGCGGCGGTGGCAAACGGGGCGAGACAGGTGGAATGCACAATCAATGGCATCGGAGAGCGCGCAGGCAATGCCTCCCTGGAGGAGACAGTCATGGCTTTAAAGACCCGCCATGACCATCTCGGGTTTACCACCGGCATCAAAACCCAGGAGATCTACAGGTCAAGCCGGCTGGTCTCATCCATAACCGGGATACTCGTTCAGCAGAACAAGGCCATTGTCGGCGCCAACGCCTTTGCCCACGAAGCCGGCATCCACCAGGACGGGGTGCTGAAAGAGAAGACGACCTACGAGATCATGACCCCGGAATCCATCGGTCTTAAAGAAAACACCTTGGTGCTGGGAAAGCACTCCGGAAGGCACGCCTTCAAGGAGAGGATCAAGACCCTTGGGATCGACCTCGACGATGAGGGCATGGAGAAGGCCTTCGTGGCCTTCAAGCGGCTGGCAGACAAGAAAAAGACCGTCTACGATGAGGATATTGAGGCCCTTGTCGCCGATGAGGTCCACCGTATTCCCGACAGATTCAAGCTCCTGAGCGTTACCTTTACCAGTGGGACGAACGTGGTCCCCTCCGCTACCGTTGAACTGGAGGTAGACGGAAAGCTCAAGGCCAAGGCGGAATTCGGTGATGGCGCTGTAGATGCGGCGTTCAAGGCCATCAAGAAAATCGCCCGCAGCCGTGCCAAACTTGTGCGATATACCGTCTCGGCCATCACCGGGGGCGCGGACGCGCTTGGCGGAGTCACTGTGAGGATCAAGGAAAACGGCAACACAGTGGTTGGCCAGGGCGCTGCTTCCGATGTTATCGTGGCGTCGGCAAGAGCCTTCGTAAACGCGCTCAACAACCTGGAATACCGAAAGACCAGGCCGGTCGTTGACAGGCCGACCCTGTAA
- a CDS encoding CDP-alcohol phosphatidyltransferase has product MGKVAGPDPQNNRRAVYLLPNMITSLALFSGFFSVVASLNGQFVKAAVAILVAGLFDALDGRIARLTRTASPFGVQYDSLSDVIAFGMAPALLMYTAVLKPLGRFGWLGAFLYLACGALRLARFNVQAQKAGQKHFTGLPIPAAAGLVASGLLIVGNGVGSEGLKSGIMKVGVVAGVYVLSLLMVSRIPYPGLKQVVIPRRKAFQVLAGVVICVVIAANYPEKFLFGFALFYTVLGPVIGTWILKKLAGGEVIPMESYTLEDEDILEGDGEEVVRHNGA; this is encoded by the coding sequence CCGGACCCGCAAAATAATCGCAGGGCGGTATATCTGCTGCCCAACATGATAACCAGTCTTGCCCTCTTCTCGGGGTTTTTCTCCGTCGTTGCATCGCTTAACGGACAATTTGTCAAGGCCGCCGTGGCCATCCTGGTGGCAGGCCTGTTCGATGCCCTGGACGGCAGGATTGCCCGGCTTACCCGGACAGCTTCCCCCTTCGGTGTCCAGTACGACAGCCTTTCGGACGTCATCGCTTTCGGGATGGCGCCGGCCCTCCTGATGTATACTGCGGTCCTCAAGCCGCTGGGCCGTTTCGGGTGGCTTGGGGCTTTCCTCTATCTGGCGTGCGGCGCCCTGAGGCTTGCGAGGTTCAACGTGCAGGCCCAGAAAGCCGGTCAGAAGCATTTCACCGGCCTCCCTATCCCCGCAGCCGCAGGCCTGGTGGCTTCGGGGCTGCTCATTGTAGGGAACGGGGTAGGGAGCGAGGGGTTGAAAAGCGGCATAATGAAGGTGGGGGTCGTGGCGGGTGTATACGTCCTGTCCCTGCTTATGGTCAGCAGGATACCCTATCCCGGGTTGAAACAGGTGGTGATTCCCCGCAGAAAAGCATTTCAGGTTCTTGCCGGGGTGGTTATCTGCGTTGTCATCGCCGCGAACTACCCGGAAAAATTCCTGTTCGGCTTTGCACTGTTCTACACTGTCCTGGGCCCGGTCATCGGGACCTGGATCCTTAAAAAGCTCGCCGGTGGGGAGGTTATTCCCATGGAGAGCTATACCCTGGAGGATGAGGACATCCTCGAGGGTGATGGAGAGGAGGTGGTGAGGCACAATGGGGCTTAG
- the leuB gene encoding 3-isopropylmalate dehydrogenase, translating to MNMKTGKFNILVLEGDGIGPEVTAEALKVLDAAGDAFGASFDLTHALAGGIAIDEEGAPISNETLSLAKNSDAIVLGAVGGPKWDDLPTDRRPEKGLLALRSDLDLFANLRPAIVFPSLAQASTLKPEVVSGIDLLVVRELVSGIYFGEPRGISEGENGRVGFNTMRYSEHEIERVARVAFEMAARRRGKVTSVDKANVLEVSGLWREIVKGVALEFPDVEVDHQFVDNCSMQLIRDPAQFDVILTGNMFGDILSDEASMLTGSIGMLPSASIGGACSMYEPSHGTAPDIAGHDKANPLAAILSVAMLLEITCGMMDAALAVRSAVEGVLQDGYRTGDIFSEGTRLVSCSEMGQLVAKRVIRARK from the coding sequence ATGAACATGAAAACAGGTAAATTCAATATTCTGGTCCTGGAAGGGGACGGCATAGGCCCGGAGGTAACGGCCGAGGCTTTGAAGGTCCTCGATGCCGCCGGGGATGCATTCGGGGCATCATTCGATCTCACCCACGCACTGGCGGGAGGCATCGCCATCGATGAGGAGGGCGCGCCCATCTCCAATGAGACACTTTCTCTGGCCAAAAACTCCGATGCCATAGTGCTTGGGGCCGTGGGTGGACCGAAATGGGATGATCTGCCGACGGACCGGCGGCCTGAAAAGGGCCTGCTCGCCCTCAGGTCCGACCTGGACCTTTTCGCTAACCTGAGGCCGGCTATCGTCTTTCCATCCCTGGCCCAGGCGTCGACATTAAAGCCGGAGGTGGTTTCAGGGATCGATCTCCTGGTGGTTCGCGAACTGGTCTCCGGCATCTACTTTGGCGAACCTCGCGGGATCAGCGAGGGGGAAAACGGGCGGGTAGGGTTTAATACAATGCGCTACTCCGAGCATGAGATTGAAAGGGTGGCCAGGGTAGCTTTCGAGATGGCCGCCAGGAGGAGAGGCAAGGTGACATCCGTGGACAAGGCCAATGTCCTGGAGGTCAGCGGCCTCTGGAGAGAGATCGTTAAGGGTGTGGCCCTGGAGTTTCCCGATGTGGAGGTGGATCACCAGTTCGTCGACAACTGCAGCATGCAGTTGATAAGGGATCCCGCCCAGTTTGACGTCATCCTCACCGGCAACATGTTCGGGGACATCCTTTCCGATGAGGCTTCCATGCTCACCGGTTCCATCGGGATGCTTCCATCGGCCAGTATCGGTGGAGCCTGCTCGATGTATGAACCCTCCCACGGCACGGCGCCGGATATCGCGGGACACGACAAGGCCAATCCACTGGCGGCAATCCTTTCCGTGGCGATGCTTCTCGAGATTACCTGCGGCATGATGGATGCCGCCCTGGCCGTGCGCTCGGCTGTGGAGGGCGTTCTCCAGGATGGTTATCGCACG
- the DmdB gene encoding 2,3-dimethylmalate dehydratase small subunit has translation MSDDILKGKAWRFGEDVDTDAIIPARYLNTSDPDQLASHCMEDADPSFPGRVSPGDMIVAGKNFGCGSSREHAPIAIKAAGVSCVIAPSFARIFYRNSFNMGLPIFESDEASEKINAGDELEVNVSGGFISNLTHGERYQFKVIPAFMMDLVTAGGLISYLTEENV, from the coding sequence ATGAGCGATGATATTCTGAAGGGCAAGGCATGGCGGTTCGGAGAGGACGTGGACACGGACGCCATTATACCGGCGCGGTATCTTAACACGTCGGATCCGGATCAATTGGCGTCACATTGCATGGAGGATGCCGATCCCTCCTTTCCCGGCAGGGTTTCTCCCGGCGACATGATCGTTGCGGGAAAAAACTTCGGCTGCGGCTCCTCGCGGGAACATGCGCCCATTGCCATCAAGGCCGCTGGGGTTTCCTGTGTTATCGCTCCATCCTTTGCGAGGATATTCTATAGAAACTCGTTTAACATGGGGCTCCCGATCTTCGAGTCCGATGAAGCTTCCGAGAAAATCAATGCGGGCGATGAACTCGAGGTGAACGTATCCGGCGGTTTTATCTCCAATCTGACACATGGGGAAAGATACCAATTCAAAGTCATTCCCGCTTTCATGATGGATCTTGTAACGGCCGGAGGGCTTATTTCCTATCTCACCGAGGAGAATGTCTGA